A genome region from Fervidobacterium changbaicum includes the following:
- a CDS encoding 2-oxoacid:acceptor oxidoreductase family protein translates to MTTRMIFAGFGGQGVMLMGQILSLAGMLQGKNVTWMPSYGPEMRGGTANCTVVISNEPVASPVTDKAEVIVAMNIPSLLKFEPAVTPNGYLFVNQSVVDREPVRNDINIIKVPCNEIADELGNLKVANMVMLGAVVGATDVVDVESVFKALEKKLSGGKATLIEINKQAILKGIEIAKEQLRK, encoded by the coding sequence ATGACAACAAGGATGATCTTCGCAGGATTTGGTGGACAAGGTGTCATGTTGATGGGACAGATCCTTTCCCTCGCTGGGATGTTACAGGGTAAAAACGTTACGTGGATGCCATCATATGGACCAGAAATGCGTGGAGGAACTGCAAACTGTACCGTTGTGATAAGTAATGAACCAGTTGCGTCTCCAGTTACCGATAAAGCGGAGGTTATTGTAGCGATGAACATACCTTCTCTTCTAAAATTTGAGCCTGCGGTAACACCAAATGGATATCTTTTTGTCAACCAATCGGTTGTGGACAGAGAACCAGTAAGGAATGATATAAACATCATCAAGGTACCTTGTAATGAAATCGCTGATGAACTCGGCAATCTGAAGGTTGCAAACATGGTCATGCTTGGCGCAGTTGTTGGAGCAACAGATGTTGTTGATGTAGAGAGTGTATTCAAAGCACTTGAAAAGAAACTCAGTGGTGGAAAAGCTACGCTTATTGAAATTAACAAACAAGCTATTCTAAAAGGCATAGAGATAGCAAAAGAACAACTTAGAAAGTGA